The following proteins come from a genomic window of Streptomyces sp. Sge12:
- the thrS gene encoding threonine--tRNA ligase, producing MSDVRVIIQRDSERDERVVATGTTAAELFAGERTIVAARIAGELKDLAYEVKDGETVEPVEISSEDGLNILRHSTAHVMAQAVQELFPEAKLGIGPPVQNGFYYDFDVARPFTPEDLKAIEKKMQEIQKRGQRFSRRVVTDEAARAELADEPYKLELIGIKGSASTDDGANVEVGGGELTIYDNLDAKTGDLCWKDLCRGPHLPTTRNIPAFKLMRNAAAYWRGSEKNPMLQRIYGTAWPSKEELKAHLDFLAEAEKRDHRKLGNELDLFSIPDEIGSGLAVFHPRGGIIRRVMEDYSRKRHEEEGYEFVYSPHATKGALFEKSGHLDWYAEGMYPPMQLDGGTDYYLKPMNCPMHNLIFDARGRSYRELPLRLFEFGTVYRYEKSGVVHGLTRARGFTQDDAHIYCTREQMAEELDTTLTFVLNLLRDYGLTDFYLELSTKDPEKFVGSDEAWEEATAVLAQVAEKQGLPLVPDPGGAAFYGPKISVQCKDAIGRTWQMSTVQLDFNLPERFNLEYTAPDGSRQRPVMIHRALFGSIERFFAVLLEHYAGAMPPWLAPVQAVGIPIGDGHVEYLQEFAAAAKKQGLRVEVDASSDRMQKKIRNHQKLKVPFMIIVGDEDMAAGTVSFRYRDGSQENGIAKDEALAKLAKVVADRVQV from the coding sequence GTGTCAGACGTCCGTGTGATCATCCAACGCGATTCCGAGCGGGACGAGCGCGTGGTGGCCACGGGCACTACGGCGGCGGAGCTCTTCGCCGGCGAGCGCACCATCGTCGCCGCGCGCATCGCGGGCGAGCTCAAGGACCTCGCGTACGAGGTGAAGGACGGCGAGACCGTCGAGCCGGTGGAGATCTCCTCCGAGGACGGCCTGAACATCCTGCGCCACTCGACCGCGCACGTCATGGCGCAGGCCGTGCAGGAGCTGTTCCCCGAGGCGAAGCTCGGCATCGGCCCGCCGGTCCAGAACGGCTTCTACTACGACTTCGACGTGGCCCGGCCCTTCACCCCGGAGGACCTGAAGGCCATCGAGAAGAAGATGCAGGAGATCCAGAAGCGCGGCCAGCGCTTCTCCCGCCGCGTCGTCACCGACGAGGCGGCCCGTGCGGAGCTCGCCGACGAGCCGTACAAGCTGGAGCTCATCGGCATCAAGGGCTCCGCGTCGACCGACGACGGCGCGAACGTCGAGGTGGGCGGCGGCGAGCTGACCATCTACGACAACCTGGACGCGAAGACCGGCGACCTGTGCTGGAAGGACCTCTGCCGCGGTCCCCACCTGCCCACCACCCGGAACATCCCGGCGTTCAAGCTCATGCGCAACGCGGCCGCCTACTGGCGCGGCAGCGAGAAGAACCCGATGCTCCAGCGCATCTACGGCACCGCGTGGCCGTCGAAGGAGGAGCTGAAGGCCCACCTCGACTTCCTCGCCGAGGCCGAGAAGCGCGACCACCGCAAGCTCGGCAACGAGCTCGACCTCTTCTCCATCCCGGACGAGATCGGCTCCGGCCTCGCCGTCTTCCACCCGCGCGGCGGCATCATCCGCCGGGTGATGGAGGACTACTCGCGCAAGCGGCACGAGGAGGAGGGCTACGAGTTCGTCTACTCCCCGCACGCCACCAAGGGCGCCCTCTTCGAGAAGAGCGGCCACCTGGACTGGTACGCGGAGGGCATGTACCCCCCCATGCAGCTCGACGGCGGTACCGACTACTACCTCAAGCCGATGAACTGCCCGATGCACAACCTGATCTTCGACGCGCGCGGCCGCTCCTACCGTGAACTGCCGCTGCGCCTGTTCGAGTTCGGCACCGTGTACCGGTACGAGAAGTCGGGTGTCGTCCACGGCCTGACCCGCGCCCGCGGCTTCACCCAGGACGACGCGCACATCTACTGCACCCGCGAGCAGATGGCGGAGGAGCTCGACACGACCCTCACCTTCGTGCTCAACCTGCTGCGCGACTACGGTCTGACCGACTTCTACCTGGAGCTGTCCACCAAGGACCCGGAGAAGTTCGTCGGGTCGGACGAGGCCTGGGAGGAGGCGACCGCGGTCCTCGCGCAGGTCGCCGAGAAGCAGGGTCTCCCGCTGGTCCCGGACCCGGGTGGCGCCGCCTTCTACGGTCCGAAGATCTCGGTGCAGTGCAAGGACGCCATCGGCCGCACCTGGCAGATGTCGACCGTGCAGCTCGACTTCAACCTGCCGGAGCGCTTCAACCTGGAGTACACCGCTCCCGATGGTTCCCGCCAGCGTCCGGTCATGATCCACCGTGCGCTGTTCGGCTCGATCGAGCGGTTCTTCGCCGTGCTGCTGGAGCACTACGCGGGTGCCATGCCGCCGTGGCTGGCCCCGGTCCAGGCGGTCGGCATCCCGATCGGCGACGGGCACGTCGAGTACCTCCAGGAGTTCGCCGCGGCGGCGAAGAAGCAGGGCCTGCGGGTGGAGGTGGACGCCTCCTCCGACCGCATGCAGAAGAAGATCCGCAACCACCAGAAGCTGAAGGTGCCGTTCATGATCATCGTCGGTGACGAGGACATGGCCGCGGGCACCGTCTCCTTCCGCTACCGCGACGGTTCGCAGGAGAACGGCATCGCCAAGGACGAGGCGCTGGCCAAGCTGGCCAAGGTCGTCGCGGACCGCGTCCAGGTCTGA
- a CDS encoding J-domain-containing protein, producing MTERKPPGVSVESWVDRQIREAAERGEFENLPGWGKPLASLDAPYDELWWIRGKMHREGFAVLPPALALRKEAEDTVEKVRAARSEGRVRALLTEINEKIGAALRMPPPGPPLGLTEFDVEAEVEAWRRTRPEAAGDTP from the coding sequence ATGACCGAACGCAAACCACCAGGTGTCAGCGTCGAGTCCTGGGTGGACCGGCAGATCCGGGAGGCCGCCGAGCGGGGCGAGTTCGAGAACCTGCCCGGCTGGGGAAAGCCGCTGGCCTCACTGGACGCGCCCTACGACGAGCTGTGGTGGATCCGGGGCAAGATGCACCGCGAGGGCTTCGCCGTCCTGCCACCGGCGCTCGCGCTGCGCAAGGAGGCCGAGGACACCGTGGAGAAGGTCCGGGCAGCCCGCTCCGAAGGTCGGGTACGGGCCCTCCTCACCGAGATCAACGAGAAGATCGGCGCGGCCCTGCGAATGCCCCCGCCGGGCCCGCCCCTGGGGCTGACCGAGTTCGACGTCGAGGCCGAGGTGGAGGCCTGGCGCCGGACCCGCCCGGAGGCGGCCGGCGACACGCCTTAG
- a CDS encoding GNAT family N-acetyltransferase, translating into MEIRALDLADDATAAAVHRIGRAAYAVEAELIGFDGIPALGESLADMRARDLNWLGAVTHDGDPAGFLAWGEEGDGVCIDRLCVDPGRFRQGVASLLLRHALTEVFPGRPVAVTTGAANAPAVTLYERLGFRRGPDFSPAPGLTMASFGRAVAPAPWDGGRGSSDLA; encoded by the coding sequence ATGGAGATACGCGCGCTGGACCTGGCCGACGATGCCACCGCGGCGGCCGTGCACCGGATCGGGCGGGCCGCGTACGCGGTGGAGGCGGAGCTGATCGGCTTCGACGGCATCCCCGCGCTGGGCGAGAGCCTCGCCGATATGAGAGCCCGGGACCTGAATTGGCTCGGCGCCGTCACCCACGACGGTGATCCGGCCGGTTTTCTTGCCTGGGGGGAGGAGGGGGACGGGGTCTGCATCGATCGGCTGTGCGTGGATCCCGGGCGGTTTCGGCAGGGCGTCGCTTCCCTCCTGTTGCGCCACGCGCTGACGGAGGTGTTCCCCGGGCGGCCCGTCGCGGTCACGACGGGAGCCGCCAACGCCCCCGCGGTCACGCTCTACGAGCGTCTCGGCTTCCGGCGCGGCCCGGACTTCTCCCCCGCCCCGGGACTGACCATGGCCTCCTTCGGCCGGGCCGTCGCACCCGCCCCGTGGGATGGTGGAAGGGGATCTTCCGACCTGGCATGA
- a CDS encoding HIT family protein, with protein sequence MLAAMTTQPEQQIGVGTQDAFQRLWTPHRMAYIQGENKPTGPEAGDGCPFCGIPEMSDQDGLVVARGRHVYAVLNLYPYNGGHLMVVPYRHVADYTELDGPETAELADLTKRAMVALRKASGAHGFNIGMNQGAAAGAGIAAHLHQHIVPRWGGDTNFMPVVGHTKVLPQLLADTRQMLADAWPVD encoded by the coding sequence ATGCTTGCCGCCATGACGACTCAGCCGGAGCAGCAGATCGGTGTGGGCACGCAGGACGCGTTCCAGCGTCTGTGGACGCCCCACCGGATGGCGTACATCCAGGGGGAGAACAAGCCGACCGGCCCGGAGGCCGGGGACGGCTGTCCCTTCTGCGGGATTCCGGAGATGTCGGACCAGGACGGCCTGGTCGTGGCCCGGGGCCGGCACGTGTACGCCGTGCTGAACCTCTACCCGTACAACGGCGGCCACCTGATGGTCGTCCCGTACCGGCACGTCGCCGACTACACGGAGCTGGACGGTCCGGAGACGGCCGAGCTCGCCGACCTCACCAAGCGGGCGATGGTCGCGCTGCGCAAGGCCTCGGGGGCGCACGGGTTCAACATCGGCATGAACCAGGGCGCGGCCGCCGGCGCCGGCATCGCCGCGCACCTGCACCAGCACATCGTGCCCCGCTGGGGCGGCGACACGAACTTCATGCCGGTCGTGGGCCACACCAAGGTCCTGCCGCAACTCCTCGCGGACACCCGCCAGATGCTCGCCGACGCCTGGCCCGTCGACTAA